In Polaromonas sp. JS666, one genomic interval encodes:
- a CDS encoding outer membrane protein assembly factor BamD, whose protein sequence is MFSTKLSVVPNASPLVAAVCALSFVVAGCSTTPEPDKTATWSPNKIYAEAKDEASSGAYDKAIPLYEKLEGRAAGTPLAQQAQIEKAYAQYKGGEQPQAIATLDRFMKLHPASPAMDYALYLKGLVNFNDNLGLFSFISRQDLSERDQKAAKESFESFRDLVNRFPDSRYTPDARLRMAYIVNSLAQSEVHVARYYYSRGAYVAAINRAQAAIAEYRDVPALEEATYILYKSYDALGMVELRDDMRRIMEKSYPQSQYMSKGFKSVDNPWYKFW, encoded by the coding sequence ATGTTTTCCACCAAATTATCGGTTGTTCCCAATGCATCGCCGCTTGTCGCAGCCGTTTGCGCATTGTCTTTTGTAGTTGCAGGCTGCTCCACGACGCCCGAGCCGGATAAAACCGCCACCTGGAGCCCCAACAAGATTTACGCGGAGGCGAAAGACGAAGCCAGCTCAGGCGCCTACGACAAGGCCATTCCCCTTTACGAAAAGCTGGAAGGCCGGGCGGCTGGAACGCCCCTCGCGCAGCAGGCCCAGATTGAAAAGGCCTATGCCCAGTACAAAGGCGGTGAGCAGCCCCAGGCGATCGCAACCCTGGACCGGTTCATGAAACTGCACCCGGCCAGTCCTGCCATGGATTACGCGCTGTACCTCAAAGGCCTGGTGAACTTCAACGACAATCTTGGCCTTTTCTCGTTCATCTCGCGTCAGGATTTGTCAGAGCGCGATCAGAAGGCAGCCAAGGAATCGTTCGAGTCGTTCAGGGACCTCGTGAACCGCTTTCCAGACTCACGCTATACGCCGGATGCGCGCCTGCGCATGGCCTACATTGTGAATTCGCTGGCGCAATCGGAAGTGCACGTCGCCAGGTACTACTATTCCCGGGGCGCCTACGTTGCCGCCATCAATCGGGCCCAGGCCGCCATCGCGGAGTACCGCGATGTTCCCGCGCTCGAAGAGGCTACCTACATCCTCTACAAATCCTACGACGCACTGGGCATGGTGGAGTTGCGCGATGACATGCGCCGCATCATGGAAAAATCCTACCCACAGAGCCAATACATGAGCAAGGGCTTCAAGTCGGTAGACAACCCATGGTACAAGTTCTGGTAA
- a CDS encoding ATP-dependent DNA helicase: MNLLFEVEEAFATDGVLSRAAEHFVPRSGQTEMALAVARAIEGAYPLVVEASTGVGKTFSYLVPALLSGERVLLSTATKALQDQLFGRDLPRLVEALGLPVRTALLKGRGSYLCLHRMEMARQDAHLPDGVSTRTLAKIEEWSQATRTGDLAELPGLDERSPVIPLVTSTRENCLGAQCPRFRACHVNLARREAMAADVVVINHHLFFADLAVRESGVAELLPSVRIAIFDEAHQLNETGVQFLGRNLTTGQLLDFARDMLAAGLQLARGLVDWQQVVGATEQAARELRLCAGKQYPGTKLRWTGETPDGLSASGWSEAVAAVHAACVQACAALDTVSEIAPDFVRLHERAAELAARAEGFVQACEPGCVRWVDVGTQLRLVESPLDISKAMKSKVLGAGEEGVKSWVFTSATLGDDDKLSWFTQPCGLADAQVLKVGSPFDYERQAALYVPQDFPKPGDPSHTAKVAASAAAWAQQLGGRTMVLTTTLRALRMIGEALQLAFEESGDLEVLVQGAMPKRILIERFREGNTQGGRGCVLVASASFWEGIDVPGDALQLVIIDKLPFPPPNDPLAEARAKLLESQGRSAFNDYFLPEAAVALKQGAGRLIRRETDQGILVVCDGRLASMGYGRRLLRALPPMQRLASEQELMERLEALTRTCTMGCLPT; this comes from the coding sequence ATGAATCTCCTGTTTGAAGTGGAAGAGGCATTCGCTACGGATGGCGTTTTGTCGCGCGCTGCCGAGCATTTTGTGCCGCGCAGTGGCCAGACCGAGATGGCGCTGGCAGTGGCGCGCGCGATCGAAGGTGCTTACCCGCTCGTCGTGGAGGCCAGCACCGGTGTGGGTAAGACTTTTTCCTATCTAGTTCCGGCTTTGCTGAGCGGTGAACGGGTGCTGTTGTCCACCGCGACCAAGGCCTTGCAGGATCAGCTGTTTGGCCGCGATTTGCCCCGGCTGGTCGAGGCGCTGGGTTTGCCGGTGCGCACGGCGCTACTCAAGGGGCGGGGCAGCTATTTGTGCCTGCATCGCATGGAGATGGCCCGCCAAGATGCTCATCTGCCCGACGGTGTTTCAACGCGCACGCTGGCAAAAATTGAAGAATGGTCGCAGGCGACGCGAACGGGTGATCTAGCGGAACTGCCTGGCCTGGATGAGCGTTCGCCGGTGATTCCGCTGGTCACGTCGACGCGGGAGAATTGCCTGGGCGCGCAGTGTCCGCGCTTTCGAGCCTGCCATGTGAACCTTGCCCGCAGGGAGGCCATGGCGGCTGACGTGGTCGTCATCAACCACCATTTGTTTTTCGCCGACCTGGCGGTTCGCGAATCTGGCGTGGCAGAACTGCTGCCTTCCGTGCGTATCGCGATCTTTGATGAAGCGCATCAGCTGAACGAGACGGGCGTGCAGTTTCTGGGGCGAAACCTCACGACTGGCCAATTGCTGGATTTTGCCCGCGACATGCTGGCGGCCGGGCTGCAATTGGCTCGCGGCCTCGTGGATTGGCAGCAGGTTGTGGGCGCCACCGAGCAGGCGGCCCGCGAGTTGCGCCTGTGCGCCGGCAAGCAATACCCCGGCACCAAGCTGCGCTGGACCGGCGAGACGCCCGACGGCCTGAGCGCTTCCGGCTGGAGCGAGGCCGTCGCGGCGGTGCATGCCGCCTGTGTGCAGGCCTGCGCCGCGCTGGATACGGTCAGCGAGATTGCCCCCGACTTTGTCCGTCTGCATGAGCGTGCGGCAGAACTGGCCGCGCGTGCTGAAGGTTTTGTCCAGGCCTGCGAGCCTGGCTGTGTCCGGTGGGTTGATGTGGGTACACAGCTGCGGCTGGTCGAGTCACCGCTGGATATCTCGAAGGCCATGAAAAGCAAGGTGCTCGGGGCCGGCGAGGAGGGCGTGAAATCCTGGGTATTTACCTCGGCCACATTGGGGGACGACGACAAGCTGAGCTGGTTCACCCAGCCTTGCGGACTGGCTGACGCCCAGGTGCTGAAGGTCGGCAGTCCCTTTGACTATGAGCGGCAGGCAGCGCTGTATGTGCCGCAAGACTTCCCCAAGCCGGGAGATCCGTCCCATACGGCCAAGGTGGCAGCATCTGCCGCGGCGTGGGCGCAGCAACTGGGCGGGCGCACCATGGTGCTGACCACCACGTTGCGGGCATTGCGGATGATCGGCGAGGCGCTTCAACTTGCCTTTGAGGAGTCGGGTGACCTGGAAGTGCTTGTTCAGGGGGCGATGCCGAAGCGGATCTTGATAGAGCGCTTTCGGGAGGGCAACACCCAGGGCGGCCGGGGCTGTGTACTGGTGGCGTCGGCGTCGTTCTGGGAGGGCATTGACGTCCCTGGTGATGCGCTTCAGCTGGTGATTATCGACAAACTGCCTTTTCCTCCGCCGAACGATCCGCTGGCAGAGGCCCGGGCCAAGCTGCTCGAGTCCCAGGGGCGCAGTGCCTTCAACGACTACTTTCTGCCGGAGGCCGCCGTGGCACTCAAGCAGGGCGCGGGACGCCTGATACGGCGGGAAACCGACCAGGGCATCCTGGTGGTATGCGACGGCCGGCTGGCCTCCATGGGCTATGGGCGGCGTTTGCTGAGAGCGCTCCCGCCGATGCAGCGCCTGGCATCGGAGCAGGAGTTAATGGAAAGGCTGGAGGCCCTTACCAGAACTTGTACCATGGGTTGTCTACCGACTTGA
- a CDS encoding DUF465 domain-containing protein, with translation MDLNLHSPERQLIELKIEHADLDALLDLAVHTLPIDELLLRRLKKRRLLLRDQISQLESSLDPPEPA, from the coding sequence TTGGACTTAAATTTACATTCCCCGGAACGGCAGCTGATCGAACTCAAAATCGAGCATGCGGACCTGGATGCCCTGCTTGACCTGGCGGTGCACACCCTGCCCATTGACGAACTCCTGCTCAGGCGCCTGAAAAAGCGCCGCCTGCTGCTGCGCGACCAGATTTCGCAGCTCGAATCCTCGCTGGATCCTCCCGAGCCCGCCTGA
- a CDS encoding PP2C family protein-serine/threonine phosphatase: MSKGYRITASTGIHKGDRDYQQDQVNLYTHIRIPGCMLGIVADGMGGRSGGRKASDQVMLTAKQLFERYAPDIDDAPSMLKQIIEEAHLVIKLTALSAEQEPHSTLAAFVINPGGDCHWAHTGDSRIYHYHGNKLIHRTVDHSYVQTLVDKGEITEEEANVHPQSNILMGCLGTEESPPITLHFIPQLRPDDVLLACSDGVWHYFSTSEIGSALSMLSPREATEFLIQKARSRARGGGDNLSLVIVKLEPLGQ, translated from the coding sequence ATGTCCAAAGGTTATCGAATCACAGCGTCCACCGGAATCCATAAGGGCGACCGGGACTATCAACAAGACCAGGTCAACCTGTATACCCACATTCGTATTCCGGGTTGCATGCTGGGCATAGTGGCTGACGGCATGGGCGGACGAAGCGGCGGGCGCAAAGCCTCCGACCAGGTCATGCTCACCGCCAAACAGCTTTTTGAGCGCTATGCACCGGATATTGATGATGCGCCCTCCATGCTCAAGCAGATCATTGAAGAGGCTCATCTTGTCATCAAGCTGACAGCGCTTTCTGCTGAACAGGAGCCGCACAGCACGCTGGCAGCCTTTGTCATCAATCCTGGCGGAGACTGCCACTGGGCGCACACCGGTGACTCACGGATTTACCACTACCACGGCAACAAGCTGATCCACAGAACGGTGGACCATTCCTACGTACAGACGCTGGTCGACAAGGGTGAGATTACCGAAGAGGAGGCCAATGTCCATCCGCAATCCAACATCTTGATGGGTTGCCTGGGAACAGAAGAATCACCCCCCATCACCCTGCACTTCATCCCGCAATTGCGTCCGGATGATGTGTTGCTTGCATGCAGCGATGGGGTATGGCACTACTTCAGCACCAGTGAAATCGGATCGGCTTTGTCCATGCTGTCGCCGCGCGAAGCAACCGAGTTCCTGATCCAGAAAGCCAGATCGCGTGCACGGGGTGGCGGCGACAACCTGTCGCTGGTGATCGTCAAGCTCGAACCTTTGGGCCAGTAA
- the zapE gene encoding cell division protein ZapE: MTQLVRSAYEAELVARGYTSDPAQLRAVDALERCAGEWAAFKEQRSNAFKKLINRPDIPRGVYMYGGVGRGKSFLMDCFYGAVPLRRKIRLHFHEFMREVHRELQDLQGTVNPLDELGKRIAKRYRLICFDEFHVSDITDAMILHRLLAALFDNGVGFVTTSNFHPDQLYPHGLHRDRILPAIGLLKARLEVINVDNGTDYRRRTLEQAKLYHTPLGPQADAEMTETFNRLAESHDESPVLHIESRQIHARRKAGGVVWFDFKTLCGGPRSQNDYLEIATQFHTVLLSDVPHMPVRMASEARRFTWLVDVLYDRRVKLIMSAAVAPDALYTEGPLVHEFPRTVSRLGEMQSMEFLALERRDVDTSLT, translated from the coding sequence GTGACACAGCTGGTGCGCTCGGCCTACGAGGCTGAACTGGTGGCGCGGGGTTACACGAGTGACCCCGCCCAGTTGCGTGCGGTCGATGCCCTGGAGCGCTGTGCGGGTGAGTGGGCCGCGTTCAAGGAGCAGCGTTCAAACGCGTTCAAGAAGCTGATCAACCGGCCCGATATTCCCCGTGGCGTTTACATGTATGGGGGAGTCGGTCGGGGCAAGAGTTTCCTGATGGACTGCTTTTATGGCGCGGTACCGCTCAGGCGAAAAATCCGTCTGCATTTTCACGAGTTCATGCGCGAAGTGCATCGTGAGCTGCAGGACCTGCAGGGCACGGTGAACCCCCTTGATGAGTTGGGCAAGCGTATCGCCAAACGCTACCGGCTGATTTGCTTTGATGAGTTCCATGTGTCGGACATCACCGATGCCATGATTCTGCATCGGCTGCTGGCGGCCCTGTTCGACAATGGTGTGGGCTTCGTCACGACCTCGAATTTTCATCCCGACCAGCTCTACCCGCATGGCCTGCACCGCGATCGCATTCTTCCGGCGATAGGCCTGCTGAAAGCCAGACTGGAGGTCATCAACGTCGACAACGGGACTGACTATCGAAGGCGCACACTGGAGCAGGCCAAGCTGTATCACACGCCGCTGGGACCGCAGGCGGACGCCGAGATGACGGAAACCTTTAACCGGCTGGCCGAATCACACGACGAAAGTCCTGTACTGCATATCGAATCGAGGCAGATTCATGCCCGGCGAAAGGCCGGAGGCGTGGTGTGGTTTGATTTCAAGACCCTGTGCGGCGGCCCGCGTTCGCAGAACGATTATCTTGAGATTGCCACGCAGTTTCATACGGTGCTGTTGAGTGATGTGCCCCACATGCCTGTGAGGATGGCCTCCGAGGCACGGCGTTTTACCTGGCTGGTGGACGTGCTCTATGACCGGCGTGTAAAGTTGATCATGTCGGCCGCCGTTGCCCCCGATGCGTTGTACACGGAGGGGCCCTTGGTGCATGAGTTTCCCCGCACTGTGTCGCGGCTGGGTGAAATGCAATCCATGGAATTTCTGGCTCTGGAGCGAAGAGACGTCGACACCTCACTCACATGA